Genomic window (Negativicutes bacterium):
ATAGTATTACAAATAAACAACATATTTTTTTCATAACCTTCTCCCTATTATCATTTTAAAAATAAGACAGATAATATCGTTAATAAGCCACGATATTATCTGTCGAGTTTAATCTATGGTCTTGTCTTTGGCATTATCAATAATTTCTTGAGCGATTTTTTGTGGAACCTCTTCATAATGCGAAAATTTCATATCAAAAAATCCGCGACCTTGAGTGATTGAACGTAAATCAATCGCAAAACGGAATAGTTCCGCTACCGGTGCTTGAGCCTTAACGACCCCGATACCAGTTAACCCTGAGTCCATACCATTAATCCGACCACGCTTAGTATTAAGATCTGCAATAACATCACCCATATAATATTCAGGAATTGTTATTTCCAAATCATAAATTGGCTCTAATAAAACAGGCTTAGCTTGCATTACTGCTTTTTTTACCGCAGCAGCACTAGCAATCTTAAACGCCATTTCCGAAGAATCTACATTGTGATATGAGCCATCACATAAATCTACTTTCACATCAACGACTGGATAACCGGCTAGTATTCCTGCCTGCAAAGCCTCTTTTACTCCTTTTTCAACAGCCGGAATATATTGTCTTGGAACTGCACCACCAAAAATTGAATCAGTAAATTCAATTCCTGTTCCCGGTGGTAGTGGTTCAATTTGTAACCAAACATGACCATATTGTCCATGCCCGCCACTTTGTTTTTTATGTTTAGCTTCAACTTTTTCTTTCATCCTAATTGTTTCACGATAAGGAATCTTAGGGTTTTTCAATAATAGCTCTACTCCGAATTTTCGTTTAATTTTATCAGCAATAATTTCCGTATGCATCTCACCGATACCACTTAACAAAAACTCTGCAGTTTCAGCACTTTTCACATAGCGTACCGTTGGATCTTCATCTAAAATCCGCACTAATGCGTTACTTAATTTATCCTCATCACCCTTATTTTTTGTTTCTACAGCCATCGTAAACATTGGTTTAGGATAAATTATTTCATCAAAGACCACCGGAAAGCTTTTATCGGTTAGAGAATCACCGGTAACCGTATCTTGTAGTTTTGCCACAACCACAATATCACCGGCTAACCCTTTTTTAAGATTAATTTGTTGTTTCCCTCTTAAACTGAAAATATTACCAATTTTTTCAACTTTATCTTTTAACGGATTATAAACAGTACTGTCGGCAGTTAAACTACCGGAGAAAATCCTAATATAACTTAGCCGTCCGACAAAAGGATCAGCAGTAGTTTTAAAAACTAAACCGGAAAACGGACTGTTTTCATTAATCTCGACCAATTCCTCTGTTAGATTATTAGTCGCTAGATTATCTAAACTAGGCTCTGGCAGATATTCAATAATATCATATAATAATTTATTTACCCCGATATTTTTTAG
Coding sequences:
- the fusA gene encoding elongation factor G; its protein translation is MKEYGSCDLRNIAILAHGKAGKTSLTEALAYNAGHTNRLGKVDDGTTVADFEPEEIKRKLTISNALVSCEWEDTKLNFIDTPGYPDFFGEVKGALSATDSALIVVCAPAGIEVETEKVWNYCKELNKPTAFFVNKMDREHADFNNVVEQLQIKFGAGIVPIQIPIGAEEAFHGVVDLLEMSTRIKTSQKQIIEGEIPEFLKKEVAKAKERLVETIVETNPELLDRYLAGEEISDNELITTLKLGIKNAKLFPVLCGSALKNIGVNKLLYDIIEYLPEPSLDNLATNNLTEELVEINENSPFSGLVFKTTADPFVGRLSYIRIFSGSLTADSTVYNPLKDKVEKIGNIFSLRGKQQINLKKGLAGDIVVVAKLQDTVTGDSLTDKSFPVVFDEIIYPKPMFTMAVETKNKGDEDKLSNALVRILDEDPTVRYVKSAETAEFLLSGIGEMHTEIIADKIKRKFGVELLLKNPKIPYRETIRMKEKVEAKHKKQSGGHGQYGHVWLQIEPLPPGTGIEFTDSIFGGAVPRQYIPAVEKGVKEALQAGILAGYPVVDVKVDLCDGSYHNVDSSEMAFKIASAAAVKKAVMQAKPVLLEPIYDLEITIPEYYMGDVIADLNTKRGRINGMDSGLTGIGVVKAQAPVAELFRFAIDLRSITQGRGFFDMKFSHYEEVPQKIAQEIIDNAKDKTID